From Paenibacillus sp. PL2-23:
GGCCGCTGGGGCGGCCTGCTTCAGGTGAATTTGTGAGGTTGTCGCAGGATAATTCCTAATCCAGAAGCTTGGCAAAGCGCTCCGTCATATGGATGCCTCTATGCCAATCATTCCCTACGTCTTCTATAGTCCAGCAGGCTTCAAGCACACCACGAGCTACGCCCCACATTGCAATTCGGAGTGGGTCAAGTTCTAGCCGATCTGCTATTATCGCCATTCGATTCCGCAACACCTGCTCGCTATCACCGCCACGATCCTCATAGTTCAATAGAAACTGAATAACATCGAAGTGGATATCGCCAACTAGACCTTTCGGATCAATAACAACCCATTGCTCATCGCCATGGCGAAGTATGTTTTCATGATGCAGATCACCATGCAGCAGAGTAGATTCTTTTGTCGTCGCGATGAGATAAGCCAGGCATTCCTCGGCATTTTCCACCCAGCTTTCCGGCAGGGGACCGGTAATGTGTACGTCGCTGAATCGCTCGCGGTATCGCTCAATTGCTCCAAAGTGCTGCTTCATGGACGGATACTGACTATTGGAAGGTGTTGAATGATGAAGGCGGCGAAATACTTGGCAAAAGATTTGGGTGGCAAACACGTCATCCTCTATTGTAGATAACGGCAGACCTGGGTCAGCCCCCTCCAGCAGGACTGCGCCACATTTTTCATCTGCATCAAGCACCTTAATCGCTCCACGACCCTCAAAAGCGCGAAGCACACTAATCTCTCTTGAAAGCTCGTCCTTCATGAAGGACGATTTAAAGACAGCGGGACTACCATCGCCGCGCTTTCCTCGGAGGACAAAGTTATAAGTTAATCGTGGATATGGCGCTTCCGGGTAAAAATCGAATCTTCTTGCAAAGTCGGACATTAACTCTGGCAGCGCACCAGCCCAGGCGACACCTTGCTCACCGTGGAGTTCTTGCATTCTATCTAAAAATGAATCTGGAATCACAATCATAATCGCAGTTGCTCCTTCCGGTGAAGTCGTTCAGACACCCGTCGCAACAACGATCTCTCATGTCGCTATCGCGCGCCAACAGGCCTCAACTGGCACATTAACGACTCCGCGTGTCGTTGATACACGATGTTAATGCTACTCCAAAGCAGCAGCGATTACTGGTGTCGTTATCGAGTGACTTTGCTGCAATTGCGAAATTTGTTGCGGACGGAGCAGGGTTTGAGCATTTAGACGTGCCAGGAACGTCTATTCCTGCGGATGGAGCTGAGTTTGTGCATTTAGACGTGCCAGAAACGTCTACTTCTGCGGACGGAGCCGGGTTTGTGCATTTAGACGTGCCAGGAACGTCTATTTCTGCGGATGAAGCTGAGTTTGGGCATTTAGACGTGCCAGGAACGTCTATTCTGCGAATGGAGCTGAGTTTGTGCATTTAGATGTGCCAGGAACGTCTATTCCTGCGGATGGAGCTGAGTTTGGGCATTTAGACGTGCCAGGAACGTCTATTCCTGCGGATGGAGCTGAGTTTGGGCATTTAGACGTGCCAGGAACGTCTATTGGCGCCGAAGTCGGCGCTGGTCCTTCGACGGCGCAGGGGCCGGCCCGGCGCCGGCTCCTTCACCGCCCTCGGGCCGGCCTCGACGCCAGCCCAGGCGGCAGCGGCAGCGCCAGCCTCAGCCTGCCGCCCGGGCTGGCGGCACGCGTTTACGACTTGTCCAGGTTGTCGCCGGAGGACCCGGAGGCCGGACCTGGACCCTTCTTGGCGCCGAAGTAGTCTCGGCGCGAGCCATCGCGGTACGGCGTGCCTCCGATGATCGCAAGCGCGATAACACTTAGGCACAGACCCAGGCCGAACCACAGCAGGGGGCTGCGACCGCGCCGTGAGGCCATAAACGCGCAGCAGCATGCTATAACTAACATTGGAATGATTAGTTCCCATATTGAATTCATTACGGAATCGCTCCTTCATCGTCATCATCATCTACCAATTATACCACGACAGATTGGAGTCCAATAGCAAGGACGGCATCCGATGTTATCGAATGCCGTCCCGTCCATGCATAAGTTATGGTCTTTGAGGATAGATGCCTTGCAAGGCGATGATATAATTGACGCCCAGATACGGCTGCATATTATTATGCGGCTGACTGCCGCCCGTCGGAGATAACGCTCCCGGATTCATCGCCGCATCGGGTGCCGTCCCATAGACGGGATACGCGCCGCGACCTTGCACGATGCCAGCCCAGACGGCATTTTCCGGGGAGCCGCTGCTGCCAGAGGTTGCATATTGGGGCACATGGGTATGCGCCGGCATCTCCGCAGGCTGCAGCGTCACATTCGGAGCACCCCCTGCTTCGCCTAATGCGTGGTGGCTAAGTCCAGCTCCCTGACCCTGCTGCATGGGCGCCCTTCCCCTCAAATCCGGAAGAGCGAAGGTTGTTCTGCCATCTCCGCCATACGTTGTGCCTAATAAGGAAAACAAAGCCGTATTCTGCGCAATAGCGATCAGCTGGCCATCGCACTTGGCCCAGCCCTTCGGTGCAAAATTTCCGGAAACCATTCGAATCTCGCCCACAAACGCTTCCATTGTTCAGCCTCACTTTCTCCTAATTATGCGTCGGGAAAAGCCCCACCACGCAGATGCAATAGTTCATGGCCAAATATGGCTGCATATTGCTGTGCAGCTGGCTTCCGCCTGCAATACCGATCGCGTCGGCTCGCAATGTCGTGTTCGCTTCAGGTGAGAAGACAGGTGTGCCATTGCCTGCCCTGCTCCAAACATTGTTGAAGGGAGTATACTGAGTGGAAGCCACATCGCTGGCCGATACAGTATGTGTGTGACTCGGTATTTCGTTCATAGTCAGCGCATGCGTCTCCTCCCCTCCCCTTTGGCCCCATTCGATTCCTTTGCCGGCATGCACCGGTGCCCGCCCCCTCAAGTCAGGCAATGCGAAGGTCGTTCTTCCGTCTCCGCCATACGTTGTTCCCAGCAAGGAGAACAACGCCTGATTCTGACTGATAGCCAGCAGCTGCCCTTGGCACGGCAGCCAATTTTTTGGTGTGAAGGCGAAGCCAAACAGCTTTATTTCTCCGATATAGGATTCCATCTTCTGAAGCACCTCCTAATTGGACTGAGGATAAATGCCTGTGGTCGCAATAATAAAGTTAAGCGCCAAATATGGCATCATGTTGTCATGCGGCTGGCCGCCGCCTGCACCTGATAAGGCTTGTGGATTCATATTGCCTGCCGCCGGGCTAGTGGAATACGTATTTTGCGTGGCATCGCCCGCCCAATAAGCGCCTGCAGGCCCTGCAGCGGTACCCGCAAGAGAATGAGCATGAGCCGTGTGCGTGTGCTGAGGAAGCTGGTTCTGCGTAAGCTCTACCTTCTCCGTCCCCGCCATCGCGCCCAATGGAAAATGTGTGCCGGACGTTGGCGCAACGCCTTGGCCTATGGGTAGACGACCAGTCAGATTCGGCACAGCGAATGTGGACAAGCCATCTCCGCCATAAATGTTGCCAAGCAGCGAAAACAACTCCTCATACTGCGAAATTGGAAGCAGGGCACCATTGCACAGCACCCAGCCCTCCGGAGCAAAGTTGCCTGCGAACATACGAATTTCTCCTACATATTGATCCATCCCCGCAATCCCCTTCCTTTAGAACAGAAATTAATTCATAAACTGGCCAGCCTGCAAAAGCTTGACGACTACGGAGGCCAGCTGCTCTCTCGTCATTGGCGCGCCCGGCAGCAGCTCGCTGCCGTTGCCGTTCACAATGCCTAGCAGTATCGTGAATGAAGCAGCCTTGGCCGACCAGTCCTGCAGATCGCCTTGGTCCTTGAACGCTGCCAGTGCAGCTGCCTGCTCCTCCTCCGTATAGGCAGGCTGCAGCTCCATTAACCGGAACGCGCGGGCTAGAATGACCATCGCTTCCTCACGCGTGATTTGCTCGTCAGGGCGGAAGGTGTGATCCTCATACCCGTTAATTAATCCAAATGCCTGAGCGGCCGCTACGGAATCGGAGTACCAGGCATCGCCTTCTATATCGCGGAACGTGCCTGCGCGATCCACGTTATACAGCCCAAGCGCTCCTGTCAGAATCGACGCAAATTCCGCCCGGGTTACGCTTCGTTCAGGTGTGAACTTGCCCCCGCCCGTTCCTTGGACGACAAGGCGTGAAGCCAGCTCATCGATGAATGGCTTACCCCAGCCAGCCACATCCTGGAAGGAGGTCTCATAAGCGATCAACATAAACACGCCTCCCGCAAAGCTGTGCACCCTCATCTGAAGCTGGCCGTCCCGGTATTCCATCCTTGTCGGCACATGAACAACCTGGTCATTCGGCAGCAGCAGAACAGCTGTTGTCGGCCTCTGTCCCTTCAGCGCCTCGTCTCCATACGTCACCGTCAAATAACCCTTCACACTATTTAGCTTCGTTCTGCCCTCGGCGCTCTGCCTGTATAGCTGGTAAACCATTGGATTTCCAAGCAAAGCAAACTCCTTATCCTTCGCTATGCGGTCCAGCTTGCCAGCCGTCGCCTCATCCGCCCTCTTGATCTCCAGCACGAGCTTGGAGTCTCCTGCGCTCCAGCCGCTCAGCAGCTCGTCGATTGCGTGGGAGGATAAACCGAGCCTTACACTGCCCATATGAACGATAAGCGTCTTGGCTCCTTCATCCAGCAGCTCCAGCAGCCTCTCATCAACGCCAAGCTCCGCGCTGTCTATCTTGTCGCCAAGCTCTATCACAATGACCTCATCCGTAGATTTCCCAATCACGTCAGACAGACGATCACCATCCAGCGTAATAACAATGACCTCACGCCCGTCACGAAGCTCGCTTGTGGCATCGACGCCCGGAACCCCGGATAAGCCTTCAAGGGTTACGACAGGCTTTGGCGGAGGCGGAGCAATGATAACAATCGGCGCATGATTCACAATAGTCACCACAGCGGGTGGAGAATCATCCGTCCCATCATTCGCCTTATACGTAAACGTCACGCTGGAATAGTGGCCCGGCTCCGGTGTGTAACGGAACTGCCCTGTTGCCGTATCGAGCGTTATCGTTCCTTTTGAGGGGGAATCCACAGTCGCATACGTTAGAGCATCGGACTCCACGTCGACCGCCTGAAGCTGGCCGTCAACAGGCTGCCCGCTATAAGTCGTGAACTGCAGCTCTTCGGCAGACGGCACATCATTCACCGAAGACACGGTAAGGTCCATATCGGCTGAGGAGGCGGCTGCCAGCCCGTCGGCGGCTGCCGTCCATTCGAAGGATGTGGTTCCGAACCAATGCGCAGCCGGCACAAATTGCAGCTTAGCCAGATCGGCAGGCACAAGCTTGTCGCCGGCTGCTACCATTGCGCCATCCAGCTGCAGATTTCCATTTGACGGAAGCGACAGAATGGTAATGGCATCTACCGGAATGCCATCGGCATTGGCATAGATGAAATCGGCCGTCTCGAAATCAATGAGTTGGTCCTCCATGCCCGTCACGCTGCTATTTGATGCAGTTGGAATGGAGCGATAGAGAATGGAGTCGCTAATGGCTGCCGCATTCACATTGCCGGCTTGGTCCTTAAGCTCCATATATACTGTTTTGGCTCCATAGCCAGGGGAAAGTGCCCAGCTCCGCGATGAAGCAGCCGCCTCCCATGCCCCCCATGATACACCGTCATTCGAGAGCCGCAGCTCCAGGTCCGTCGCGTCTGCAAAGGAGATATTCAGCATGACGTCCAGGCTTGTCGAAGCTGCTGCCCCGTCATGAATAGTGAGGCTCCCTGTGGGGGCCGTCCGATCGATGGTAAATGCCATTAATGCTTCATTGCCATAATCATCAATGACCCGAAGGGAATAGTGTCCATCAGCCGACACGATGGTTCCGCTGGTGAATGGCTCCCCGTTCAATGTCGCTGTCAGCACGGAGTCAGGATTGGCATCCCAGTAGGCCGGCGTTACCGCTGTGCCGTAGAACAAGCCATTCGTTACGCCGCTTATAACAGGAGGCGTTGCATCGATGCTGAATGACATCGCCGTCGTGTTGCCCGCCGAGTCGATGACGTTCAGCGAATAGCTGTTATCCGCCGATATCGTCCCTCCGCTTGCAAAGGGCGTACCGTTAAGCGTTGCGGAGCCTTCATTAAAGGTGACGGTAACGGGTGTATTTCGTTTGTCCCCATGGTTAACGCCGCTAATGATTGGACTCACCGTATCCAGCTCAATGGTATCCGACCAGTTGCTGATGTTGCCCGCTGAGTCGCGCAGCTGCATATACACCGTCTTCAAGCCGTCTCCCTCGGTCAACTGCCAGCTGGGCGATGGCTCCACAGCGGTCCAATCATCCTCCGTCCATCCGGAGCCCGTGTTCGACAATCGCATGGCTGCCGCATCGGCAGGCACAATTGTGAGTGTAACGTTTCGGGAGCTCGTAGCCTCCATACCGCCCTGAATCGTAATACTGGCCGGCTGTGGAGCCACCGTATCAAGTATTATGGAGTGGGAATACGAAGACACATTCCCTGCAGCGTCTCTGATGTCCAGGTGCACTACCTTACCGCCGTCACCATCCGAGAGTGTCCAGCCCCGCATAGCGGCTGCCGGCTCCCACGCTGCGACTGCCAGCTCTCCGGCTGAATTCGCCAGTCGCATCTCCATGGCGTCCCCATAGACAATCTGCAGATGGACAAGCGGCCCCGTGGCGTATGCAACACCATTGTTAATCGACAATGATCCCGTTGGCGCGGTCCTATCCAATGTAATGGCATCGCTGGCTGAGCTTATGTTGCCAGCAGCGTCCCGAAGCTCCACGTGGACAGTCTTGAGACCGTCTCCCTCGGACAGCGTCCACGAATGCGTAGCAGCCGCTGGTATCCAGCCGCTCCAGCTTACGCCGTCATTCGAGAATCTCATCCCCTCGGCATCGTCGTAGTCTATCAGTAGACTGACTTGGGACGAGCGGGTATAGTCCTGTCCGCCGTCAATGGACAGACCGCCTGCAGGCTTCGTTGTATCAAGCACAATCGTTGCTTGCCGCACACTGGATTCCAGTCCATCGGCATCCCTCGCTTTGACATGCACCGTCTTCGTTCCATCTCCCGGCGTGAGCGTCCATGGCACAGAGGGGGCCGCAACAAGCTCCGACCAGGTCAAGCCATCGTTCGACAGGAGCAGCTGCGATACGTTGTTCTCCGGGTCCCAATAGGCGACAGCCACCATAATCGACGTGGCATTGGCAGCAGGCGCGCCTTCATTCAACTGGACAGCGGAGAGAGACGGCGCCTCCGGCACATTCGATACTTGAACGGTTATCATTTGCTGAAAAGTATGGCCCGCGGAGTCGGTCACCTGCACTTGAAGGCTGTAGCTGCTCTTGGTCTCGTAGTCGAACACCTCCTGGCTCAGGAGCTCGTTGCCGACAATGGAGAAGCTGGAAGCGTCGCCGCCAGGCACAATTGAATAAGTAAATGTTTCTCCGGCATCAGGATCGGTGGCGCTGAAGGTGCCGATTGTTGTTCCTGTGGCTGTATTTTCCGCTATCGTGTTAGAGGTCAGTGATAGAGCTGTTGGAGGGAAATTCGGCGAGTATTCATAGAGGAGGTACGGAACGCCGGTATAATCAGGAAAGCTGTCGGCATCGTTAATTTCAAAAACATGAAAGTAGTCCGCCGCACTGGGGTCTGGTTCGTTTTTGTCCGCAAGGGTTGGGCCATCCAGCACGAATGTGGCGAAGGTGTCAGCGAGCTGCTCCTCGATAAAGGCCGTCACATCAAAGCTCGCGGTTAATGGAGGCTTCGATCCTCCGCCGCTGTAATAAGCAACATATGCGTCATAAGCTATCGTCTTGGTCTCGATTAGATCGGTTAACCTGTTCACTTCCGGTACATCGCTTAGCCCTCCCGAGGCTTCTGTCCAGTCATCGTCCTCCGAGCCGTACAGGTGGATATAAGGATCAATGGTAGACTGATTGCGCGCTACCCGGCCATTCAGCAAAGGAATAACCAGCTGCACGGATTTCAGCTTGCGCGCAGGATCAATTGTGCCAGCCAGCTGAAACTGGAGGTGCATCGCATGCTGCCCATACCCTTCCCAATAGCCAATATAATTGCTTCCCCCTTCCCCGTTGTACGAGCTTGAATCATCGTTAAACTTATCGAGCTCGGGATAAATGGTGCCTGATTCGCCGGCGGCGCTGACCATTATGGCCGAACCGATGGGGTTCAGCAGCATCAGCAGCATAGACGATGCCAATAAACTTGCCAGCTTGTTTTTCATCATTGCCTCCTTATCATTTTTTATAAAAAATGTATGCAATCTGCCAATCTATGATGCTGGTTTTCCTATTCCATAGATTAACATAAATTACCTAATAGGAACATACATTTTACCAGAAAATCCATATGTTATCGACTTTCCCTGACACAAACGGCCGTTCCATATGAACGGCCGCATGCTTGACTATGATAGGAGGCTGGAGGATGACGAGCTCTCGCTCCGCTATTATGTTTGATTGGTTCGTTTTGCTGTCCTCATCGTTCTCAGTCTAGTTGTCTAGCTTCTCTACTA
This genomic window contains:
- a CDS encoding aminoglycoside phosphotransferase family protein, encoding MIVIPDSFLDRMQELHGEQGVAWAGALPELMSDFARRFDFYPEAPYPRLTYNFVLRGKRGDGSPAVFKSSFMKDELSREISVLRAFEGRGAIKVLDADEKCGAVLLEGADPGLPLSTIEDDVFATQIFCQVFRRLHHSTPSNSQYPSMKQHFGAIERYRERFSDVHITGPLPESWVENAEECLAYLIATTKESTLLHGDLHHENILRHGDEQWVVIDPKGLVGDIHFDVIQFLLNYEDRGGDSEQVLRNRMAIIADRLELDPLRIAMWGVARGVLEACWTIEDVGNDWHRGIHMTERFAKLLD
- a CDS encoding tail fiber protein; protein product: MEAFVGEIRMVSGNFAPKGWAKCDGQLIAIAQNTALFSLLGTTYGGDGRTTFALPDLRGRAPMQQGQGAGLSHHALGEAGGAPNVTLQPAEMPAHTHVPQYATSGSSGSPENAVWAGIVQGRGAYPVYGTAPDAAMNPGALSPTGGSQPHNNMQPYLGVNYIIALQGIYPQRP
- a CDS encoding tail fiber protein, giving the protein MESYIGEIKLFGFAFTPKNWLPCQGQLLAISQNQALFSLLGTTYGGDGRTTFALPDLRGRAPVHAGKGIEWGQRGGEETHALTMNEIPSHTHTVSASDVASTQYTPFNNVWSRAGNGTPVFSPEANTTLRADAIGIAGGSQLHSNMQPYLAMNYCICVVGLFPTHN
- a CDS encoding tail fiber protein; amino-acid sequence: MDQYVGEIRMFAGNFAPEGWVLCNGALLPISQYEELFSLLGNIYGGDGLSTFAVPNLTGRLPIGQGVAPTSGTHFPLGAMAGTEKVELTQNQLPQHTHTAHAHSLAGTAAGPAGAYWAGDATQNTYSTSPAAGNMNPQALSGAGGGQPHDNMMPYLALNFIIATTGIYPQSN
- a CDS encoding S-layer homology domain-containing protein, encoding MMKNKLASLLASSMLLMLLNPIGSAIMVSAAGESGTIYPELDKFNDDSSSYNGEGGSNYIGYWEGYGQHAMHLQFQLAGTIDPARKLKSVQLVIPLLNGRVARNQSTIDPYIHLYGSEDDDWTEASGGLSDVPEVNRLTDLIETKTIAYDAYVAYYSGGGSKPPLTASFDVTAFIEEQLADTFATFVLDGPTLADKNEPDPSAADYFHVFEINDADSFPDYTGVPYLLYEYSPNFPPTALSLTSNTIAENTATGTTIGTFSATDPDAGETFTYSIVPGGDASSFSIVGNELLSQEVFDYETKSSYSLQVQVTDSAGHTFQQMITVQVSNVPEAPSLSAVQLNEGAPAANATSIMVAVAYWDPENNVSQLLLSNDGLTWSELVAAPSVPWTLTPGDGTKTVHVKARDADGLESSVRQATIVLDTTKPAGGLSIDGGQDYTRSSQVSLLIDYDDAEGMRFSNDGVSWSGWIPAAATHSWTLSEGDGLKTVHVELRDAAGNISSASDAITLDRTAPTGSLSINNGVAYATGPLVHLQIVYGDAMEMRLANSAGELAVAAWEPAAAMRGWTLSDGDGGKVVHLDIRDAAGNVSSYSHSIILDTVAPQPASITIQGGMEATSSRNVTLTIVPADAAAMRLSNTGSGWTEDDWTAVEPSPSWQLTEGDGLKTVYMQLRDSAGNISNWSDTIELDTVSPIISGVNHGDKRNTPVTVTFNEGSATLNGTPFASGGTISADNSYSLNVIDSAGNTTAMSFSIDATPPVISGVTNGLFYGTAVTPAYWDANPDSVLTATLNGEPFTSGTIVSADGHYSLRVIDDYGNEALMAFTIDRTAPTGSLTIHDGAAASTSLDVMLNISFADATDLELRLSNDGVSWGAWEAAASSRSWALSPGYGAKTVYMELKDQAGNVNAAAISDSILYRSIPTASNSSVTGMEDQLIDFETADFIYANADGIPVDAITILSLPSNGNLQLDGAMVAAGDKLVPADLAKLQFVPAAHWFGTTSFEWTAAADGLAAASSADMDLTVSSVNDVPSAEELQFTTYSGQPVDGQLQAVDVESDALTYATVDSPSKGTITLDTATGQFRYTPEPGHYSSVTFTYKANDGTDDSPPAVVTIVNHAPIVIIAPPPPKPVVTLEGLSGVPGVDATSELRDGREVIVITLDGDRLSDVIGKSTDEVIVIELGDKIDSAELGVDERLLELLDEGAKTLIVHMGSVRLGLSSHAIDELLSGWSAGDSKLVLEIKRADEATAGKLDRIAKDKEFALLGNPMVYQLYRQSAEGRTKLNSVKGYLTVTYGDEALKGQRPTTAVLLLPNDQVVHVPTRMEYRDGQLQMRVHSFAGGVFMLIAYETSFQDVAGWGKPFIDELASRLVVQGTGGGKFTPERSVTRAEFASILTGALGLYNVDRAGTFRDIEGDAWYSDSVAAAQAFGLINGYEDHTFRPDEQITREEAMVILARAFRLMELQPAYTEEEQAAALAAFKDQGDLQDWSAKAASFTILLGIVNGNGSELLPGAPMTREQLASVVVKLLQAGQFMN